A window of Psychroflexus sp. ALD_RP9 contains these coding sequences:
- the dnaJ gene encoding molecular chaperone DnaJ: protein MKEDYYDILGISKNASQAEIKKAYRKLAIKYHPDKNPDDSEAEEMFKKAAEAYEVLGNEEKRQKYDQFGHSAFDGSGGFGGGGGMNMDDIFSQFGDIFGGGGFSGFGGFGGGGRRQSKGSNLRIRVKLTIEEVANGVEKKIKVSRKKKPSDTTYKTCSTCNGTGQVTKVQNTILGRMQTSAPCTTCGGSGKMIDQKGKGTDAHGLKLEQELVSIKIPAGVEDGMQLKVSGKGNEPVGDGVSGDLLVLIEVLEHENLKRDGNNLHYDLYLSFSDVALGTSKDIDTVSGKVRIKIEPGTQSGKILRLRNKGLPSINSYGNGDLLVHVNVWTPKELTKEQKNFFQSMKDDSNFVPNPEKSDKSFFEKVKDMFS from the coding sequence ATGAAAGAAGATTATTATGATATTTTAGGCATTTCAAAAAATGCGTCTCAAGCCGAAATTAAAAAGGCTTATCGCAAACTTGCTATTAAATATCATCCAGATAAAAACCCAGATGATTCAGAAGCTGAAGAAATGTTTAAAAAGGCAGCTGAAGCCTATGAAGTTCTTGGGAATGAAGAAAAGCGCCAAAAATACGACCAATTTGGGCATAGTGCATTTGATGGCTCAGGTGGCTTTGGCGGTGGCGGAGGCATGAATATGGACGACATATTCAGCCAGTTTGGTGATATATTTGGTGGTGGCGGTTTTTCTGGCTTTGGTGGCTTTGGCGGCGGTGGTCGTCGGCAATCTAAAGGAAGTAATTTGCGAATTCGTGTAAAACTTACTATCGAAGAAGTAGCAAATGGTGTAGAAAAGAAAATAAAAGTTTCCCGTAAAAAGAAACCATCAGATACAACCTATAAAACTTGTTCAACTTGTAATGGTACAGGACAAGTTACCAAAGTTCAAAACACAATTTTAGGTCGTATGCAAACATCTGCGCCTTGTACTACTTGTGGTGGTTCTGGGAAAATGATCGATCAAAAAGGTAAAGGAACAGATGCCCATGGTTTAAAATTAGAACAAGAACTAGTGTCCATAAAAATTCCAGCTGGTGTAGAAGATGGAATGCAACTTAAGGTTTCAGGCAAAGGGAATGAGCCTGTAGGAGACGGAGTTAGCGGTGACTTACTTGTTTTAATTGAAGTTTTAGAACATGAAAATCTAAAACGTGATGGTAACAATCTTCATTATGACTTATATTTAAGCTTTTCTGATGTTGCATTGGGAACATCAAAAGACATTGATACAGTAAGTGGTAAAGTACGTATTAAAATTGAGCCTGGTACACAAAGTGGAAAAATTTTACGATTAAGAAATAAAGGTTTACCAAGTATCAATTCATACGGAAATGGAGATTTATTAGTTCACGTTAATGTTTGGACACCAAAAGAACTTACTAAAGAGCAAAAGAATTTCTTTCAATCAATGAAAGATGATTCAAATTTTGTACCTAATCCAGAAAAATCTGATAAATCCTTTTTTGAAAAAGTAAAAGATATGTTCTCGTAA
- a CDS encoding phosphatase PAP2 family protein, whose protein sequence is METIIAFDEHLFIYLNNLGSRTWDWLWLLITEKEMSYPLYAVLLFLCYKTFGIKGLFSVMITVALMIATTDQLANLFKDTFMRPRPCNEDFMMQARFISKRCGNYGFFSGHAISTFAVTFFIGKLLKPYYKYAFSGLLVWCILVAYSRIYVGVHYPADVIVGALFGIIVGTIYYKLNLWFQKKYLNLA, encoded by the coding sequence ATGGAAACAATCATAGCGTTTGATGAACATTTATTTATTTATCTTAATAACTTAGGTTCTAGAACTTGGGATTGGTTATGGCTACTCATCACAGAAAAAGAAATGTCTTACCCGCTTTATGCAGTTTTGTTGTTTTTATGCTATAAAACATTTGGTATAAAAGGCTTGTTCTCAGTTATGATTACGGTGGCTTTAATGATAGCAACAACCGACCAATTGGCTAATTTATTTAAAGATACTTTTATGAGGCCAAGACCTTGTAATGAAGATTTTATGATGCAAGCACGGTTTATTTCAAAGCGTTGTGGAAATTATGGTTTTTTTTCAGGTCATGCCATTAGTACATTTGCGGTAACTTTCTTTATTGGTAAATTGCTAAAACCATACTATAAATATGCGTTCTCAGGTTTATTGGTTTGGTGTATTTTAGTGGCTTACTCTAGAATTTATGTTGGTGTACATTATCCTGCCGATGTTATAGTTGGCGCATTATTTGGTATTATTGTTGGAACTATTTATTACAAACTAAACTTATGGTTTCAAAAAAAGTATCTTAATCTAGCTTAG
- a CDS encoding sigma-54-dependent transcriptional regulator: MSRLLIAEDEASIRRVLTKILTEEDQSFEIIEAEDGEQACKILESESIDLLLCDIKMPKKDGVEVLQFIKSNSLDLPVIMISGHGDIDTAVETMRQGAFDYISKPPDLNRLLNAVRIALKHDQLHKENKTLKKKVSKTYEMIGEAPAIAEIKSMVDKVAPTAARVLITGENGTGKELVAHWLHEKSERNKKPFIEVNCAAIPSELIESELFGHVKGAFTSANKDRAGKFEASNGGTLFLDEIGDMSLQAQAKVLRALQEQKVQRIGSDNDVKVDVRVIAATNKNLKEEIKASKFREDLYHRLAVILIKVPSLKDRIADVDLLAKHFLSLIANEQGIKPKSITQEALEELKKHDWPGNIREFRNVIERLTILGKSTIDAEDIKTYL; this comes from the coding sequence ATGTCGAGATTATTAATAGCGGAAGATGAGGCAAGTATTAGACGTGTATTGACTAAAATATTGACAGAAGAAGATCAATCTTTTGAAATCATTGAAGCCGAAGATGGTGAACAAGCCTGTAAAATTCTAGAGAGCGAAAGCATTGATTTATTACTTTGTGATATTAAAATGCCTAAAAAAGATGGTGTTGAAGTGCTACAATTCATCAAAAGTAATTCACTTGATTTACCTGTGATTATGATTTCAGGACACGGAGATATCGATACAGCTGTAGAAACAATGCGTCAAGGAGCTTTTGATTATATTTCAAAGCCGCCAGATTTAAACCGCTTGTTAAATGCTGTTCGTATTGCATTGAAACACGATCAGCTACATAAAGAAAATAAAACACTGAAGAAAAAAGTAAGTAAAACTTATGAAATGATTGGTGAGGCGCCAGCGATTGCTGAAATTAAATCTATGGTAGATAAAGTTGCTCCAACAGCTGCTCGCGTTTTAATTACAGGTGAAAACGGAACTGGGAAAGAGTTAGTGGCACATTGGTTACATGAAAAAAGTGAACGAAATAAAAAGCCATTTATTGAAGTTAATTGTGCGGCAATTCCTTCTGAATTGATAGAAAGCGAGTTATTTGGCCATGTTAAAGGTGCTTTTACATCAGCTAATAAAGATCGGGCAGGAAAATTTGAAGCATCTAACGGTGGAACTTTATTTTTAGATGAAATAGGAGACATGAGCCTACAAGCACAAGCTAAGGTATTACGTGCACTTCAAGAACAGAAGGTACAAAGAATCGGGAGTGATAATGACGTTAAAGTAGATGTTCGTGTCATTGCAGCAACCAATAAAAATTTAAAAGAAGAAATTAAAGCTTCAAAATTTAGAGAAGATTTATATCATAGGTTAGCAGTTATTCTTATAAAAGTACCATCTCTAAAAGACCGCATAGCTGATGTTGATTTGTTAGCGAAGCATTTTTTAAGTTTAATTGCAAACGAACAAGGCATTAAACCGAAGTCAATTACTCAAGAAGCACTTGAAGAACTAAAAAAACACGATTGGCCAGGAAATATTAGGGAGTTTAGAAATGTGATTGAACGGCTTACTATCTTAGGAAAATCTACAATTGATGCTGAAGATATTAAAACTTATCTTTAA
- a CDS encoding MATE family efflux transporter yields MQLQLYTKEFKQNLIIALPVMLGQLGHVLVGFVDNVMIGKLGPAPLAAVSLGNTVLYFALFLGIGFSFAITPLIAEADGENDQLKGRFYFQHGLVMCTCIGIVLFGLLLLAKPILYHLNQPNEVVELAIPYLNIVAFSMIPLMIFQGFKQFADGLSLTKYAMYATIAANLVNVLFNYLLIYGVWFFPKLELEGAAIGTLISRVFMLVLLFMILKNRPKLKSYFVLIKRSLSRKVFKRLVNLGFPTALQMLFEGGIFTASVILAGTLGTEAQAANQIALNLVSMTFMIAVGLGVTATIRVANQKGKRDYFNLRRIANSIFMQTFLISSLFTIGFILLKSFLPTLYIDEKEVIRLAAQLLVIAAIFQLSDGLQVAFLGALRGLQDVKIPTLICFIAYWMIGFPISFVLGKSEQFGSVGIWFGLLAGLTTSAIMLYIRFNYLTNSSKGKYTQIYETT; encoded by the coding sequence TTGCAGCTACAGCTTTACACAAAAGAATTTAAACAAAACCTGATCATTGCTTTGCCTGTTATGTTAGGTCAACTTGGGCATGTATTAGTTGGCTTTGTAGATAATGTTATGATTGGTAAGTTAGGCCCAGCACCTTTAGCTGCTGTGTCTTTAGGAAATACTGTGTTATATTTTGCATTATTTTTGGGTATAGGTTTTAGTTTTGCAATTACACCTTTAATTGCTGAGGCAGATGGTGAAAATGACCAACTCAAAGGTCGATTTTATTTTCAGCATGGTTTAGTTATGTGTACGTGTATCGGTATTGTTTTGTTTGGATTGTTATTATTAGCTAAACCTATTTTATATCACCTTAACCAACCAAATGAAGTTGTAGAGTTAGCTATTCCTTATCTTAACATTGTTGCCTTTTCAATGATTCCTTTAATGATTTTTCAAGGTTTTAAACAATTCGCTGATGGTTTGTCGCTTACAAAATATGCGATGTATGCAACAATTGCCGCCAATTTAGTAAATGTATTATTTAATTACTTATTAATTTATGGTGTTTGGTTTTTTCCAAAACTAGAGCTTGAAGGTGCGGCTATTGGTACTTTAATATCTCGTGTTTTCATGTTAGTTTTATTGTTTATGATATTAAAGAATCGTCCGAAATTGAAATCTTATTTTGTGCTTATTAAGCGATCATTAAGCAGAAAAGTGTTTAAACGCCTCGTAAATTTAGGGTTTCCAACAGCTTTACAAATGTTGTTTGAAGGTGGTATATTTACAGCATCGGTAATTTTGGCAGGCACTTTGGGTACAGAAGCTCAAGCTGCTAATCAGATAGCTTTAAATTTAGTCTCTATGACTTTCATGATAGCAGTTGGTTTAGGTGTAACAGCTACCATTCGAGTGGCGAACCAAAAGGGTAAGCGTGATTACTTCAACCTGAGACGTATTGCCAACTCTATTTTTATGCAAACCTTTTTAATTTCTAGCTTATTTACGATTGGTTTTATTCTTTTAAAGTCATTTCTACCAACATTATATATCGATGAGAAAGAAGTAATTAGGTTAGCAGCGCAGTTGCTTGTAATCGCTGCTATTTTTCAGTTAAGTGATGGCTTGCAGGTGGCTTTTTTAGGTGCTTTGCGCGGATTACAAGATGTAAAAATTCCAACTTTAATTTGCTTTATAGCCTATTGGATGATTGGTTTTCCTATTTCTTTTGTATTAGGCAAATCAGAGCAGTTTGGCAGTGTAGGAATTTGGTTTGGCTTGCTTGCAGGTCTTACAACTTCAGCAATAATGTTATATATTCGTTTTAATTATTTAACTAATTCTAGTAAAGGAAAATACACACAAATTTATGAAACTACCTAG
- the meaB gene encoding methylmalonyl Co-A mutase-associated GTPase MeaB, which translates to MKKPSTSHSALDEVDNSSQKHLSQSSAERIKALRRKKLDLKKLSEDLRCGNSTALSRAITLIESQNNKHQTQVKQLIEACLPHAGDAIRIGITGVPGVGKSTFIESFGLHLIKKGHKVAVLAVDPSSSVSNGSILGDKTRMEKLVQSPNAFIRPTASGTSLGGVARKTRESIILCEAAGYDVILIETVGVGQSETAVHSMTDFFLLLKLAGAGDELQGIKRGIIEMADAIVINKADGQNVDAAKRAKVEFNRALHMYPPKDNNWTPRVLLASALKKKGIDKTWQLISKFIAHVKANHYFEDNRLAQNKYWLHQSIEDQLKREFYSNPSIAKALEIELKKIENKQTTAFEAANDLLKYYKTKLD; encoded by the coding sequence TTGAAAAAACCAAGCACATCACATTCGGCTTTAGATGAAGTTGATAATTCATCTCAGAAACACCTCAGCCAATCTTCTGCCGAACGCATAAAAGCTTTGCGTCGAAAAAAATTAGATCTTAAAAAACTGAGCGAAGATTTACGTTGTGGAAATTCAACAGCGTTAAGCCGAGCGATCACTTTAATTGAGAGCCAGAATAATAAACACCAAACTCAAGTTAAGCAACTTATCGAAGCATGCTTGCCACATGCTGGAGACGCAATTAGAATAGGAATTACAGGTGTTCCAGGTGTTGGAAAAAGTACATTTATAGAAAGTTTCGGGTTGCACTTAATCAAAAAAGGGCATAAAGTAGCTGTGTTAGCCGTAGACCCATCAAGCTCAGTTTCAAATGGCAGCATTCTAGGTGATAAAACACGTATGGAAAAGCTTGTTCAATCACCAAATGCTTTTATTAGACCTACCGCATCAGGCACTTCACTTGGTGGCGTTGCTCGTAAAACACGTGAAAGCATTATTTTATGTGAAGCTGCTGGATATGATGTTATTTTAATTGAAACCGTTGGTGTTGGGCAAAGTGAAACTGCTGTTCACAGCATGACAGACTTCTTTTTACTATTAAAACTAGCCGGTGCTGGCGACGAGCTTCAAGGAATCAAACGAGGCATTATTGAAATGGCCGACGCTATTGTAATTAATAAAGCTGATGGACAAAACGTTGATGCAGCTAAAAGAGCAAAAGTTGAGTTTAATAGAGCATTACATATGTATCCTCCAAAAGACAACAACTGGACGCCAAGAGTATTATTAGCTAGCGCACTAAAGAAAAAAGGAATTGATAAAACTTGGCAACTCATATCAAAATTTATAGCGCATGTTAAAGCTAATCATTATTTTGAAGACAATCGCTTAGCACAAAATAAATATTGGCTTCACCAGAGCATTGAAGATCAATTAAAACGCGAATTTTATTCTAATCCGTCGATAGCAAAAGCGCTAGAAATTGAACTAAAAAAAATTGAAAACAAGCAAACCACCGCGTTTGAAGCTGCTAATGATTTACTTAAATATTATAAAACTAAGCTAGATTAA
- a CDS encoding organic hydroperoxide resistance protein — MDTLYTAKAIASGGRNGHVKTDDGTIDMNLEMPKSMGGSGKDGVNPEQLFGSAYASCFGSALEAVAKENKKDLGDFSVTAHISIGKTDEGDFQLAAVIDGYLPGVDSVETGEMLMNQAHVVCPFSRATRDNIDVTLNLLLDE; from the coding sequence ATGGATACTTTATATACAGCAAAAGCAATTGCGAGCGGTGGCCGAAATGGTCACGTTAAAACTGACGATGGAACTATTGACATGAATCTTGAAATGCCAAAATCTATGGGCGGTAGCGGTAAAGATGGTGTTAATCCTGAACAGCTTTTTGGTTCAGCCTACGCCTCATGTTTTGGTAGCGCTTTAGAAGCCGTTGCTAAAGAAAATAAAAAAGATTTAGGTGATTTTAGCGTTACGGCACATATAAGTATTGGTAAAACCGATGAAGGCGATTTTCAACTTGCAGCCGTTATTGATGGTTATTTACCAGGTGTCGACTCAGTTGAAACAGGCGAAATGCTCATGAATCAGGCACATGTTGTTTGTCCTTTTTCGAGGGCCACACGTGATAACATCGATGTTACTTTAAACT